CTTGAATTAACGTGGCGTTATTTCACAAATCCTGCATGGCTAGGATTATATTCTGCAGAGCTGTTCGCGCATCGGACGGGGCCAGTTCGTTGAGCACTGCCATGGCAGCCAAACTGTGCTTCTTCTGCAGTTTCCTAGTTTTCTCCGGACCTGGTCCCTTCATGATTACACTGTGCAGCTTGACGTAGTCGATGTTGTCGACCGATTCGCGTCCCTCCTTGATCTCTTCGTACAGACTGTGATCGTGTTCCAGATGAAATAAAACCGGAGCCGAAATTAAGCTGAAGCGTGTtcctaaaattgaaatttcattagtAAAATACTCTAAACAAAAATACATACTCAAATATACCTGGAGGAAGTTTAGGGCTAGTAAACGGTTCCAGATCGATGCAAGCTTGCCAGGCCAACGAAAGATGTTTCCCGAAGAGGTATCCTTGTTTCTGCAGTTTCACCGGTTGTCCAGCCAAAATCAGTGCCCCCTGGCAACTCTTCCCTAGCAAACTTCCGGCACCCAAAATGTGACGCAACGACCATTCCTTCTCCGGATTCCCCAAAACGTCCTGAATTCTCATCGGTTGAATATTGTCCTCCAAATCTCCGAAACCCAAATCAGTACAATCCAACTGCTCGTCGACTCGTTCCTTCCTCTGGATCGGTTGCGATGGCAGCGGATTGTTCTGCTGATCACGATCCCCAATAAAATTAGACTCGGCCAAATCCCTCAAAGCCGATGCAATCAGTTCAATCAGTTCCTGATTTCTCAACCCGGCCAGCTGCAAACAAGCATTTCCCAGCAGATAATCGCCACTCAGCAAAGCAATCTTATTCCCGAAAATCATCTCACTCTCGCCGCTCAGTTCATTTCCGGCATTGGCCAACGGTTGCAGATTCACCAGACCCTGATGGACCAAATGAGAGGTACGGATCATCTCCGTTACTTCAGCCAAGGCACGCTGTGAATGCAGTACCCCGGCACTTTTGTCCTGTTCCAGATCCGGGATCGAGGGCGCGTGGCCAGCGGCTTTCGAGATCAGCAGCACGATTAAGCCCCACGCCTGCATGTTGTTTTTGCCATTGTAGATGAGGACTCTGtggaaagaaatcaaaatttgaaggtGAATATTTCGATCTAAGCAAGCAATACAAAGGCTAACTTTTTCAAACGACTTCAACGATAGCGTTACGAACGAAAAACGAACCCCcttaaaaataggtaaaaaaaccaataaaaaatacaatagGAAGCTGGCAAAAGAAAGGAGTATAGCATAgttcatcttaaatctggacgcactgaaTATTACACcacagcgctcctagttgtcggatctggaatgtttagacagtactttatttttaaatgtttcatgcatactatcgatcggcaggttcatgccaagcgtcatagtggaactaaggatcggaaactgcatgtgaaagtgttgagaacgatcaaggtaaacccagggcagtcggactatgacatcgccaaaaaattcaatgccgaccggtgcaccgtcagaaggattcgtctgcgcgaaggaatacgatcttatcgggccagtaagcaaccaaaccggacattgaagaagaatgtagGACGTGCcaggaagttatacaacaaggttctaacgaagcACGACGGATGCATcatcatggatgacgaaacgtacgcgaagaaggattttgggcagcttcctggtcgaaaaaattacaaagctaCTGATGTCCCTGGCAAGtccaaattcgtttttgccgataagtttgccagaaagtgtttgatctggcaaggtatttgcaacTGAGGACggaaaaccccggtttttgtgacaaacaagaccatggacttcAAAAAGTCCAAGGAGGAGTACCTGAGAAAACGTAttcttccgtacattagatctcacaaaggaccagtaaagatttggccagatttgacatgctgccactacagcaaagaggtactacagtggtagcGGAACaacggggtggattttgtcgaaacgGACACCAACctacccaactgccctcaattccgcttaatcgaaaaatattgggtaATTGTCAatccaaactataatgagtggtaTTCGCCGAAAATCTCgagatttcatcaaaattatattggaataattttgttgttaattttactttaaagtgcaataaaagacctacattttagtgcataacatttttatttcgtttacatagctccgagatagatcCGTTTTAAGGCGTCGATATTTAGGATGAACTATGCGTTAATTTGTAGGCATGAAAATccgttatttgtttattttaatctacatacagatcacatattgatcaaaatgataggttaaaaattaaagacaaactacAATTACACGGAATTTACCCTATACTATACCTAAAGATTATTCTTCGGAATACAtctctcgaaacgtcaaaatcaaaatgatcgggGAAGTGGTTAAACGTCCTTATTGCACCAATTAGCGCTGTATTAGCTCCGTAGTTATTCCACGTTATTCTATCGAAGAGGagcaaagagctgaagatcACGATTCCTCAAGCCTCGAGATCGTACGCTGAGTTGAAGTGCTTCTAGCAGTGCAGGGCAGTCGGTTCTCGACGAAAGTAGATCGGCGAAAATAGAGGCCCGTGTTGCGGTCCAGCAGGCCTGCAACGTGTTGATGTCGAtaaggcggcagcggctttcgtagctaaGAAGtgggaacgggtcttgccagttcaggttccGGAGAGCGAACCGCAAAAAACGCCTCTGGATGGTCTCGATACTCCTCGAGCCATTTTGGTAGTAGGGGCACCATATAGCCGAGGCATATTCAAGGGACGATCGAACCAAGCTGCAGTAAAGACTTTTGAGACAATAAATATCCTTAAAGTCTTTTGTCATGCGGAATAAAAGACCCAGGCATctggaagctttatcgacgatgtagtttgtgtggatCTTGAAATTCAGCCGTTTGTCCAGGATCACACCAAGGTCTTTCACATGCTCAACTCGTGCAACTGCCTCATGTCCCAGAAAATAATCAGCCGATAGCGGTAGCCGCTTGCGTGAAAACGAAATTACCGTACATTTGTTGCGATTCAAGGGAAGGCAATTGACATCACAGTAGGCGGCGAAGATGTTAAACTGGCTCTGCAAGACGTTGCCATCTTCGGGGCTGTTGATAGGTTGAAACAActtcaagtcgtcggcatacgccagttttggtccatcgagaagcagcagcacgtcgttgaagtagatcaggAATATGATGGGTCCTAGGTGGTtcccttgaggtactccagaagaggcaggaaattgattggaaaatgattcacctgATCGTACAATAAGTTTACGTCCTACCAGGTAGCTATTGAACCATTCCATTAAAGAGCCGCAAATACCGATACGATCTAGTTTGGCTATGGCTATTTTGTGGTTTACCTTGTCGAAAGCTGCGGTCAGGTCGGTGTAGACTACGTCGGTTTGAGATCCTCTGGCAAAGCTGTATTGCACGGAAGATGTGAACGTCAACAAGTTTGTTGTCGTAGAGCGCTTGAAcatgaatccatgttgttcgttagagaaataaaaatgacaatacgAGATAAATGGATCTAAtacaaccagctcaaacagtttgGCGATCGCAAATATGGCAGAAATACCGCGACAATTGTTAACGTTCTTCCtgtcaactttttttgtagaccGGAAACATGCCTCTTTCCAAATGGAAAGGAACGTGTATTCCGTGAGCGATGCTTGAAAGATTCGTTTTATAGGATAGCATATGTGATATAAgcctatgatcatttagaatccgggcagttacaaacgtgtgtattttaaaaactattcatttgatcgaaaatctttctatggaggaaaggaaggtgttaatatgacttttaattgtaaaattattattcaaattattatataaaaaaaatgatttaccgTTGATTTCAATACATACTCATAATTTActataaaatctcttttttatctttgcacacctTTTTTAGTCATGTATTGATCCATTATtattaccacagaagcaaaacttttgcaaaatcatgatatttacaCAAATTAACCTAGAAAAACCAATTAGAacctggttggaaccttttcatgagtagacATCTCGAAGAACTTtacctcttaaattcggtttaAACTCATGTCATTTTGCattgtaaatatctcaaacacacgttgagttaaaaatctgaaaaaataggcaagatattTAGTTGTTTTATAATCAACACAACGCTTTttcatatccgagctctagtaacaTAGCTATCACCCAAATAAAATGCCCgcatactaaatgatcatagctttaaaTCGTTTAAGGAAAGTCGCTGGAATGCCATCCGGCCATGCAGAAACACTGGATTTCAGCTTAGCAGTCGCCTTCAAGATGGTATCGTCATCGATAACGATGTGATGAAAGGAAGTGCTCTGACGTGGGACGTTACTAGCCGCAATAGTCAACTGGTCCGTGGATATTGAACCAGAATCAAAAGTTTTACGGAATTTGTcagcaaaattatcaaataaaaaaaacactaagtCACATCAAATGTCCGtagtaattaaatttgtagttaagtgaattaaataaaagtcatgccttccattttttttcaaaattagcttTCCTTTGGggagtttgtttttcgtctccatggtcgaggcgtcgcactGTGGGCCGAACCTATTAAAGTTGTGACAAAACCTCATAAAAGCCAGTTTTCTGACATGTACGGTAAATTtctttcttgaactgaaaattttactgggAAAAAATCTCCCACGGAGAGGGGTGGGACCCTCCTCCCTCCCCTTCCCATTCGCATGTCTTTGTAGAGGACCGATGGACTGATGTATTGAGAGGCCGAGTGCAGAGAACTTTTTGAGTTTCTGCAAGCATAAGTAAAATAAACcacttttttataacaaaaagtgaggatatgcattctttggaaaaaatttcagttgagaCGGTACACTAGAACaagcaattgaagtgctacattgaaataaacgtttgaattgatcaaaacaacaactttttatttcaaattcattctatttctcttgaaaacaaattacttttcaaaacccactggtaaagttcgacttgttcgcccttgagtttaaccactcgtATGAGGCCCACAGGTGTTCTTGtcgtattttatcccaggctgccacgagatgtcgcttcaggacctccacacctccatgtttcttagagcagacttcggcctccaacatactcccAACGAAGTCGTTGGCTAACTCCTTAAAAAATTACATCGGGtatcgtttcatttttttttttgctgtgcataGGGTTCAggggttcaggtctggcgaactcaccggccactcggagctcgaaatgaactctgaaaaatgttgcgcaatccaaagttggattttcttcgctttgtgagccggcgtcgagtcctgttggaaaacccaatccctgtAACCAAAATGTCGATGCCCACGGTTCgtcgacattctgtagaactagttcccgatatgcattttggttgatcttcactccttaagggacaaaaaccagcggagtccggtcttcgccatggcaggtgtcaccacaccacagtaggtcggcgtcccccaccatatcgtttttggcacttccggtctccaggtatcttttaactgtacggtatacaaaacttctgcacacacttatcTATATCGGACAGTTCAAGAACTATGTCCTTTTGCCGTTTTCCAGCTAGGAACAAGGTAaacacagcgctacgtttctgttcgagatccatttttccagataacacctgattacaaaaataacacttacatccaatgatagctaagacttaatgtaaacaaagctaagaggggtcgttcaatactgtttcgtgtgcaacgaaataattactgttgaagccaattgccggaccctgcaaacgttcaacatttatcaaaaaaatataaattatttcttcttctataaatgttttgtttgagcccgaaaaaaactgaataaacttcattttttttgaataattcaccAAAAACACTGTACTGTGTGTATACAGAATACAGACAATTCAAGTACGTTCTTAATATGAAAAatgtgtgttttgtttttcatattttggctacataagAGAGACTTTTGATCCTCTGTTTtgttggaaagttttttttttttttggatcgataTTCCagtggaagcaaaattttttttgataaattttcaatgaatcctgaaagtgttgaaaacAATATTAACTCCTGTTATTTCTCACGGTAAAACAAATGCGCTAAAATTAGCCATGAAACATCACGTTTTTAAGATAAAACAAACAGGAACTTGTATTAAGTTCATTTCAAAGCCTTTACACTTTGTTACGCATCCATGTATCGGTACAGAAAAAGCATATTTTCACTTGCCTCAATAAACGAGACAAATGTTAACATAGAAATATGCATttgtcaacatttttgaatattttactttCAACGACAGTTTGTTGAGGATTGTATCCCAAAAGCTCGACAACATTTACCCTGAATGATTATTCTCCAGACTGACAAATGCCCAAAATCCTTTTTGGAAATGGGTTAAAAAGAACCCTCAGCAAAATCGCTGTGATTCGGTCGAATAAGAAaacaaatctaattttttttttctttgaaaaaacattgattcattgggttacaGCTTTTTTATGGATTTCCATAAGGTGACAGCTTATCTGAATGAATTTAATTTGTTGTTTGGCATCACTCAAGTTGTAATGTGATATCCACAAGTTTAAtatattgcgaaaaaaaatattaacatgatTTTAACATGGGAAGTAGGGTgttccaaaattgcataatatcTGGAAATATGGGGACTCACCCTTcgaatggtagattaggatgtgaagaaaaaacttttgtatgaagccaactaaaaaaaaatcatgttcagagattccgcaaacgcgatcttaaaaaaaagtccggtttttaaagatttgaattaaaataaattctggctccaaaaattttcacataatttatatattttatatttttttatgaaacgctatgagtaaaatgtactcattgcgtgttaaacgacaatttgggACCAAAACACAATCTTTAAACCGCTATAGCTTTTTTGTTTGATTGCAGACTTGAGATGGAATGGTTAGTCTTagctaaaattttgataaaatcaacataaataaGCAATggattggtaaagaaaaaagtatttgatgaaaaaaccagtttttttatgcttcttcagaacacaatgtctcagaaCCTTTTCAttcttgagattcagtgcagcCCCTTCCCGTTATCAGATTCAGGTCAAAATTGACATATGGCTTTCTGATGATTCCCTCAAATCATCTTAGTCTTTTCTTTGTAAGAATTTTGATTATCAAGTAGGTATTTATAAAgacgaatttgataaattaaataaaaaatatcttgaattgtgatttttaataaggatTGAACCGTAAATAGCGCTTCAGCTTCTTCATTGATATAAAAAACAAACTGATTAAGTGTACAAAAATctgcatcttttgatggcattgataaaaaaaatcacgctAGGTACACATTTTCATCAgctgaatacaaaattttaggacgaaatttttttctggaaaatggtttgctgatttcaaatttagatacaaatttgggtaatttttttaatttttaagtgtaGTATTTAatccaagtaaaatttaaaaaaaaaaaatttttgtgttaatttttggacccagaattaaTTTAAAACCAAACCTTTAAAAACTggacttttttccaaaatgtttagTTGTCcccatataaattaattaagatttaaaaaaaatgttctgtaTATAAAGTCtgattttaagttgttttgcaCATCTGAAACTGTTATCCGTTTcggattccaaatttttaattttgaacattaGTTTTGAAATGCACATGCACATTAGACTGCTGCAAGCCTTGTATGGAaacttcaaattcttaaatttttacacttcccataactttttttggttgtttttgctgccagaaatagcaatatttttttttaagcgatccatccagtcctgaattagcgcaacgagttttaattttgtatggaaatttgtatgggataacATAATTTTCCATTCAGAAATCACCAGAGATTTTCaacaagttccaaaaaatataactttggatgaaaaatgttccttgattcttgcagtagaTTTCTtgcgaacaaagcacaaacctaaattgtaccccagaaaagatattcaatgttttataaaatttttgttttcaaaattcattattttaattatatagtttttgactgcttgtttgaaagctgtgtaacagtaggatggaaataaaaaatctcaaaaaaactgctttgcaatgccagagaatttattgattaataTAACCTATGCcataacatttcatgaaattattaacagctcaagcaagcaaagtctgccattttggaatacttttcaatggattcagattttttatattgaaattgttataactttttccatgaacttcttagctgcttgtcatgtaagcaaaaaatgaagcttaagaatagtcaaaaccaaaaattaaagccctacttcatttcaagcttatttaaattttctggatgatttaatgtgcaaaaatttcttcttccatacaaatttccatacaaaattgaaacgcgttgcgctaactcaggaatcaaccaaatcatctcaaattttacactgatgcttgggacccaaaaggcatcggaaaaacatatgggagcaaaaagtcattttttgcagtggTCTAATGCACATaccagggtggccacagaaccgggaaaaccgggaaaaaaccgggaattgaaaatcgaaccgggaaaaccggg
This sequence is a window from Uranotaenia lowii strain MFRU-FL chromosome 3, ASM2978415v1, whole genome shotgun sequence. Protein-coding genes within it:
- the LOC129756556 gene encoding all trans-polyprenyl-diphosphate synthase PDSS2-like; the encoded protein is MSLCRIYNLQGHLRAVGKSLGSGPYLGKKTLNAIPTVPQLRVLSSTSLVRDKQTTVTAAKPVQKQHDWNRAVSEAEKIVGYPTSFLSLRWLLSDEIANVALHLRKLVGSNHPLLKTAKVLIYNGKNNMQAWGLIVLLISKAAGHAPSIPDLEQDKSAGVLHSQRALAEVTEMIRTSHLVHQGLVNLQPLANAGNELSGESEMIFGNKIALLSGDYLLGNACLQLAGLRNQELIELIASALRDLAESNFIGDRDQQNNPLPSQPIQRKERVDEQLDCTDLGFGDLEDNIQPMRIQDVLGNPEKEWSLRHILGAGSLLGKSCQGALILAGQPVKLQKQGYLFGKHLSLAWQACIDLEPFTSPKLPPGTRFSLISAPVLFHLEHDHSLYEEIKEGRESVDNIDYVKLHSVIMKGPGPEKTRKLQKKHSLAAMAVLNELAPSDARTALQNIILAMQDL